One Methylocaldum marinum DNA window includes the following coding sequences:
- the trpA gene encoding tryptophan synthase subunit alpha: MSRLTAKFQTLKQTGRKALIPFITAGDPHPDFTVPAMHAMVEAGADIIELGVPFSDPMADGPVIQKASERALLHKTSLRRVLDMVEQFRSTDGETPIVLMGYLNPVECMGYRAFVDRAKNAGVDGVLTVDMPPEESSDLLSFLEQADIDPIFLLAPNSTAERIRKMGQLGRGYLYYVSLKGVTGASHLDLKEVERKLSEIRLLTELPVGVGFGVKNAEIAATISKFADAVVVGSALVEKIEVARGDAGRALDDIADLLKSMRAAMDASV, encoded by the coding sequence GTGAGCCGTTTGACCGCCAAATTCCAGACTCTCAAGCAAACCGGCCGAAAAGCCCTCATTCCTTTCATTACGGCCGGCGATCCCCATCCGGATTTCACCGTTCCGGCAATGCATGCCATGGTCGAAGCGGGAGCCGATATCATCGAGTTGGGAGTGCCTTTTTCCGACCCGATGGCGGACGGTCCGGTGATTCAAAAAGCGAGCGAGCGGGCTCTGCTACACAAAACGAGTCTGCGTCGAGTGCTCGATATGGTGGAGCAGTTCCGTTCGACCGACGGCGAGACTCCGATCGTTCTGATGGGCTATCTCAACCCGGTCGAGTGCATGGGATACCGGGCTTTCGTCGATAGGGCGAAGAACGCCGGCGTCGACGGCGTCCTGACAGTGGATATGCCTCCGGAAGAATCGTCCGACCTGTTGTCGTTTCTTGAGCAGGCCGACATCGACCCGATTTTTCTCCTTGCCCCGAACAGTACGGCTGAGCGCATACGCAAGATGGGGCAGTTGGGACGGGGCTATCTCTACTACGTCTCTCTGAAAGGCGTCACCGGCGCGTCACATCTGGATTTGAAAGAGGTCGAGCGAAAGCTCTCCGAAATTCGCCTATTGACGGAGCTGCCGGTGGGCGTAGGATTCGGCGTTAAGAACGCGGAGATCGCGGCTACGATCTCGAAATTTGCCGATGCCGTCGTGGTCGGCAGCGCACTGGTCGAGAAAATTGAAGTTGCGCGGGGCGACGCCGGGCGAGCTCTCGACGATATCGCCGATCTGTTGAAATCCATGCGTGCCGCGATGGACGCATCCGTTTAG
- the accD gene encoding acetyl-CoA carboxylase, carboxyltransferase subunit beta, whose product MTLSWFHKLVPSKIRTEASSKSAIPEGLWSKCPACNAILYRSEVERNLEVCPKCSHHMRISGRKRLHLFLDPGNRLEIGESLAPVDPLKFKDSKKYKDRLTQAQKSTGEKDALIVVAGQLHGRPLVAAAFNFEFMGGSMGSVVGERFVRGVDHCLEHRMPLVAFSASGGARMQESLLSLFQMAKTSAALARLADVGIPFISVMTDPTMGGVSASLAMLGDINIGEPGALIGFAGPRVIEQTVREKLPEGFQRSEFLLDHGALDMIVDRREMREKIASLLSILTAEKPAVAYIEPVTPEKHAEKSELLAAAYTSLSAKELTGND is encoded by the coding sequence ATCACTTTGAGCTGGTTTCACAAATTAGTTCCTTCGAAAATCCGCACAGAAGCGTCGTCCAAGAGTGCGATACCCGAGGGTTTGTGGAGCAAATGCCCGGCCTGCAACGCAATCTTGTACAGGTCGGAGGTCGAGAGGAATTTGGAGGTTTGTCCGAAGTGCAGCCACCACATGCGCATCAGCGGACGCAAGCGCCTTCATCTGTTTCTCGATCCCGGCAATCGCTTGGAAATCGGCGAGAGCCTTGCGCCCGTCGACCCGCTGAAGTTCAAGGACAGCAAGAAATACAAGGATCGTCTGACCCAGGCGCAAAAGTCCACCGGGGAAAAGGACGCCTTGATCGTCGTCGCCGGACAGCTTCATGGCCGACCTTTGGTCGCCGCCGCATTCAATTTCGAATTCATGGGCGGTTCCATGGGATCGGTCGTCGGCGAGCGCTTCGTGCGCGGCGTCGACCATTGCCTGGAGCACCGGATGCCACTGGTTGCTTTCAGTGCCAGCGGCGGTGCTCGGATGCAGGAATCCTTGCTGTCGCTGTTTCAGATGGCAAAAACCAGTGCCGCTTTGGCGCGCTTGGCTGATGTTGGTATTCCTTTCATATCCGTGATGACGGATCCGACCATGGGTGGCGTATCCGCCAGTCTGGCCATGCTTGGCGATATCAATATTGGCGAGCCCGGTGCGTTGATCGGCTTTGCGGGGCCGCGCGTCATCGAACAGACGGTTCGTGAAAAGCTGCCGGAAGGTTTTCAGAGAAGCGAATTCCTGCTCGACCACGGCGCTTTGGACATGATCGTGGATCGTCGCGAAATGCGCGAAAAAATCGCGTCGCTGCTCTCCATATTGACTGCGGAAAAACCGGCCGTGGCGTACATTGAGCCGGTCACGCCCGAGAAACACGCCGAAAAATCCGAGCTGCTCGCCGCTGCTTATACCTCTCTTTCCGCTAAAGAACTCACGGGCAACGACTAG
- the trpB gene encoding tryptophan synthase subunit beta, whose amino-acid sequence MTIEQTSTEPYNLPDEHGHFGPYGGVFVAETLMHPIQELRDAYLRYMKDPEFLAELDYDLKHYVGRPSPIYYAERLSSTLGGAQIFFKREDLNHTGAHKVNNTVGQALLAKRMGKQRVIAETGAGQHGVATATVAARLGMECVVYMGAVDVDRQALNVYRMKLLGATVVPVESGSKTLKDALNEAMRDWVTNVDNTFYIIGTVAGPHPYPAMVRDFQAVIGREAKQQMQALTGSLPDALIACVGGGSNAIGLFYPFIDEHGVALYGVEAAGEGIASGRHSAPLSVGKPGVLHGNRTYLMEDEDGEIIETHSISAGLDYPGVGPEHSWLKDSGRASYVSVTDDEAMEAFHTLTRIEGIIPALESSHAVAYALKLAPTMCKDQKILVNLSGRGDKDINTVARREGITL is encoded by the coding sequence ATGACCATAGAGCAAACATCGACTGAACCGTATAACCTGCCCGACGAGCACGGACATTTCGGGCCCTACGGCGGCGTATTCGTTGCCGAAACCTTGATGCATCCGATCCAGGAACTGAGGGACGCGTATTTGCGCTATATGAAAGATCCCGAGTTCCTTGCCGAACTGGATTACGACCTCAAGCACTATGTAGGTCGACCTTCGCCGATTTATTATGCAGAACGTCTCAGCTCCACGCTGGGCGGCGCACAGATTTTCTTCAAGCGCGAGGATCTCAACCATACCGGAGCGCACAAGGTCAACAATACCGTCGGCCAGGCCCTGCTGGCAAAGCGTATGGGCAAACAGCGGGTCATCGCCGAGACCGGCGCCGGACAGCATGGGGTGGCTACCGCTACCGTGGCAGCTCGCCTGGGAATGGAATGCGTAGTCTACATGGGCGCCGTCGACGTCGATCGCCAAGCCCTTAACGTATATCGAATGAAATTGCTCGGCGCGACCGTGGTGCCCGTGGAATCCGGCTCGAAAACTCTCAAGGATGCGCTGAACGAGGCCATGCGCGATTGGGTCACGAACGTCGACAATACCTTTTATATCATCGGCACAGTCGCCGGTCCGCATCCCTATCCCGCAATGGTGCGCGACTTTCAGGCGGTCATAGGACGCGAAGCCAAGCAACAGATGCAGGCGTTGACCGGAAGTCTGCCCGATGCCCTGATTGCCTGCGTCGGCGGCGGCTCGAACGCCATTGGCTTGTTTTATCCTTTCATCGACGAGCACGGTGTCGCGCTGTACGGCGTCGAGGCGGCGGGTGAGGGTATTGCTAGCGGACGTCACTCGGCACCTTTGAGTGTCGGGAAGCCAGGGGTTCTGCACGGCAACCGAACCTATCTGATGGAAGACGAGGATGGCGAGATCATCGAAACTCATTCGATTTCCGCCGGCCTCGATTACCCTGGCGTGGGGCCGGAACATTCCTGGCTGAAGGACAGCGGTCGGGCCAGCTACGTCAGCGTTACCGATGACGAGGCCATGGAAGCCTTCCATACCCTGACCCGGATCGAAGGCATCATCCCGGCACTGGAATCCAGCCACGCCGTGGCTTACGCCCTGAAACTCGCTCCCACCATGTGCAAGGACCAAAAAATCCTGGTCAATCTGTCGGGACGCGGAGACAAAGACATCAACACCGTAGCAAGGCGCGAAGGAATTACCCTGTGA